Sequence from the Ereboglobus luteus genome:
TCACCGAAGTGAGCTCCTCCGGCGTGAACCTAACCGGCACGCAAACAAATTACGCGGGCACTTGGAATATCACCGGAAGCGGCACAGTGGCCTCGCAAGAAAACCTCGGCGCGGACGCCACCGTCGAAATCGAAACCGACGGAAGCCTGACGCTCAAGACAGCCACCGCGGGAAATTTCCAGTGGAGCAACACCCTGCGGGGCAGCGGCACATTGACCGTGAATCTCACCGGCACGTCGGACGTTTTCAGCATGAACACCACGACGACCGGAGCCGGTTTCCAAGGCGCGGTGGAATTGAAAAACAGCGCCTATGTCATAGACGATTCGACGGAAGCTCTGCTCGCAAACGCGACCCTTTCACTGGGCACAGGCAACGCCACCCAAATCGCGGCAAGCTCCGGCACACGCCAGATCGGCGGCATCACACTTGACGGCGGCTTGCTGCAATTCGGCGAAGTCGAACCGATGGCGGGTCAGGTCGAAACCGTGTTGAAGACAGGCACCCTCACTGTCGGCTCCGGCAGCATCCAAGTGGGCTTCAAAGAGCCCGGATTGATCCCGAGCGGCACAGATCTCACGGCGCTGGAAGGCACGCCGTTGCTGAAGCAGGACGACGGCGACGTGCTCATGAAATTGATCGAGGCCGACTGGGCCTCCGGCAACGCCGCCAATCTTGTCATCCACGACGGAAACGGCGCGGTGGTCAGCAATTCACACAGCATCAACCTTTCGCACGACGGCGTGACGACAGACGCCGTCGCCACTTACGACTATGTGGCAAGCACCGGTGCCTCGAGCGACGGCCTCTATATTTCCTACGGGCTGAAACAACTTGATATCCTCGACGGACGCACGATGGTTCTCGATCACGACGACGGCACCGCCGCCGGTTCGACGCTGAACACAAAAATCACAGGCGACGGCAGCCTCGACATAAAGGCCACCGATTGGATCATGCTCAGCAACGCGGAAAGCGATTACACCGGCACCACGAGCGTGAGCAGCGGCACGCTCCGGCTTGGTGCAAATGGAGCATTGGGGCAGACCTCCATGCTCGCGATTGAAGACGGCGCCGCGTTCGACGCCGGCAACTTCGCCCAGGAAATCGGTGCCCTCAACGCCAAGGAAAACTCGATCCTCGCGCTCAACAGCGGCACGCTGCAACTCAATGCCGACAGCGAAATCCGTGGCACCGTCACCGGCAGCACGAGCGCAAACCTCGTCGTCAACTCCTCCACGCTCGCCGTTTACGGCGCAAACGCCGATCTGCATTCCCAAATCACCATCAATGCGGATTCCGCCGCGCTTCTTGACAATGCGGGCGGTCTCGGTGACGGCATCATCGAGTTTACCGACAGCACCGGAAGCCTGACCATTTCGAACACCGCAAGCGGCACGCTCGAGAACACACTCGTTGGCAGCGGACGCTTGATTAAGGAAGGCGCAAACACACTGACCATTGCGCAAGCCAACAGCGACTTTGAAGGCGCCGTGGACATCAACGAGGGCCGTTTGCTCGCCACGCACATCTCCGCCCTGAACATCGCAACCGTCAACGTGGGCACCGACGCCATCTACGAACTCTCGGGCGTGAACGGCACGCTCTCCAACACGGTCGCCGGCTCGGGCACGCTCGCACTCACAAACAATGCCGCCGTCACAATCACCCGTGCCAACACCATCGCCTCGACACTCGGTGTCGATATGAACAACGCCCGGCTCATCGCCGCCGCGACCGGCATGAGCCTTGGAAATGTTTACATGAACAGCAGCCGGCTAAGCTTCGCCGCGGGCACTCCAAAAACAATGACGATAGCCCGGCTCGACGGCGTGGACTCGATTCTCTCCCTCAATGTCGATTTCGATGAGGTGAGGCGGCTTGCCACCGGAAAAACCTGGACCGTGATTGATGGCGGTCTAGCGGGCGATTACTTGCAAATCAGCGAAAACGCATCCGGCGTGTTCGGCGTCAACATCGTGTCCACAGGCCAAGCCCCCGCCGAGGGCTCCTATGTGGAACTGATCAACTTCACCGGCGCGGCGGGAGACGACACCGCGCAGTATCACCTCGTCGATATTTATGGAAACCAGATCGACGAACTCGATCTCGGTCTCAACAAATTCGTCTTGATAAAGGGCACTGAGAACACCGGGCTGCTCAACGACAACGCATGGTATTTGCAGGACACTGGACAATCGAGCGTTGTCGACGCCGCCATCGCCGCCGCGGCCATGCTCGGCAGGGATTGGAATTACGCAATGGACTCCATGCACCAGCGCATGGGCGAAATCCGCATGGAACGCGAAGCGCTTGCCCCCAACGCCGCCAACAAGGGCAACATCTGGCTGCGCGGACGAGGCTATCAACTGAATGCGGACGCGGACATGAGCGGACGCTCCTACACGCAATACGGCTACGGCGTCACCGCGGGCGGGGATCGCGCTTTCAACACCGAAAACGCAACATGGCTCCTCGGCGTGTTTGCCGACGTCGGCGCGGTTGATCTCGATCTTGACAACAGCGGCGAAAGCCAAAGTCGCACGGTGGCATTCGGCGTGTATGGCAGCTGGTTGCACAAAAGCGGCTGGTATGCCGACGCCATCATCAAGGGCGGGCACCAAGAGCAAACCATCGACGCCAAGAGCCCGAACGGCCATGTGACCAACGGCGAGGACAACACCAACATGGGCGGAATCTCTGTCGAAATTGGCCGCCGCTTCAACTGGAGCAACGGCTGGTGGCTTGAACCTTCCGTGCAGGCGTCGATGTCATGGTTTGGAAAAGCGGAATATGAAACCACGTCCACAGTGAGCGCGTTCGATATAAACATGGAGTCGTTGCGTTCGCAGCAATACCGCGTCGGCATCCGCACGGGCCGCCAATTCCGTGACACAAAGTGGCATCCCTACGGAAAACTGGCCGCCGCAAAAGTGAGCAGCAGCGGCGGGCTCGTGGAGATACTTGACCGGGAGTTCACGCCCGATTGCGAGGGCTGGCGTTTCGAGGTCGGTCTCGGCGCCATGTATCGCCTCACCGACATCAGCCAAGTGTATTTGGAATATGAATACGCGACCGCCGACAACTACGACCGTCCATGGGCGTTCAACCTCGGCTACCGCGTGCTCTGGTAATCCGCGACACTACGCGAACTTTTTTATTCGCAAGTTTTGTTGAATGTGTTTCCGCCACACGGCGGAAACACCGGCTTGCTTCGCAAAATCAGGCCACTTGGAGACGGCAGCGCGCACTTCGTCGATAATCGTCTCGGCGCGCCCGCGTTTCATGATCGCGTTTCGCGCGCACGCCCTGAAATCGGCCAAGGTGAAACCGTCGCGCTTGCCGTTCATTGTCATCTGATGCTGCGATGTCCAGTCGCCGTCTGGATTGTAACTAAACGTCAGGTCAAACGCCGGTGAAAGTGTCCAGCGCCCGGCTTTGTTCATGAGAAAGGCGATGTTTTTCACATGGTCGTCCTGATTGCGCGCGATGATGTTGAAAACCATGCGCCGGAATTGCTCCTCGACCGAGTCTGTTTGCATACCGAGTATTCGTATCACTTGCAGCGCCTGTTCATACGAATAGGCTCCCGCGCTGTTAAAATCATAATGAGCCATCGCGCAGAGCGACTGCATGTGAAGCTTTCCGCCGCCGGGCAGCCGGTCAAAACGGCGCGTCATGAAATGGCGGCGTCCATGCTCCTCCAGCAAACGGCATTCGCTCATGGCTATGCCCGCCTCGCGAGCCATTAGTGAATACGCATACTCAATCGCGCCGTAACCTTTTGGGTCGGCGAGTTCCTTGTCGCGGTTGTTTGAGACACCATCGAATTTGAGCAACCAATATTCGAAACCGTCACCTGCGCCGACCTGGCCTGAACGCACTTCGTTGGTGAGGGGATTCCAAGCGATGACCGCCTTGGCGCGCGCGCCGCCCGCGGATGTTCCGACCCTCAAAATGTCCTTGAGCGACTGTGCGCGTTTTCCATCGGAGAATGTGCCCTTCAAATCATTGCGATGCTGGAGCACTTCGGAGGCGAGTTTTACCAGCGCGTCGATTTCGATTTTTTTCGCCGCGCGCGTCACGGGGCCGACCACCGGCGCAAATTCAAGCGCCCCCATGCCGCGCCCCCCCGTGTAACAAAGGCGTTCAACGGCATTGAACGAGTCCGGCGTCCGACCCTGCGTGGCAAGCCATGCGTTGATGAGCGCGTTGCCAAATTTGTCCGGCAGCGAGTCTGCCAGCATTCCCGGCAATCCATGAAATGTCCGCCATGGCAAATTGGGAAAACTATAAATGCGATCACTCAATGGCATCACAATGGGAGCAACTTGAATGCCGCTTTCAATGAATGTGCGCTCGTATTCAAAACCCGCCACCTCCGTCGGGCCATTTACTGAAACCGCGCCGATGGTGCGCCCCCATAGCTTCACTTCCGCGATCGTTGTCATGTGTCGTCTCCCCATGTCCAGTTGCTGGGTTTTGGCTCTTCCAGCAGAAACTGCCCGGCGGTGCGATTGGGCTCGGAATACCTTGCCGAATCGGGGCGCGGTCGTGCGCGCTTACGCTGACGGCCCCTCAATTTCAATTGC
This genomic interval carries:
- a CDS encoding autotransporter outer membrane beta-barrel domain-containing protein, whose protein sequence is MKTSLNNPRTFFAAIFLTACALSPLRADEAQWQGTGTGDWSRPENWTPAAPSATGTAYIDNSGTAVVANSTFEVGGIVVGSNGAGGLILGTDAVVTATAPAAGNLYIGENAGGNGSLVMWSNASLETLHATIGSDGTGSVSLHNNASLKTDGAHIGLNAGAVGTVSVDGNATWDAGTLHIGGSSSAAGSWGTGQLTIQGSGAVTSSDNIIGAGVDGSGEVKVSGNGQWTIGTALTVGDYGSGLLEIRNNGKVVSGTESALSSAYLIGFDAAGTVSIYDNGIWDMTEADVITHEFAIGGSSNGTLNINDQGSVIFPGVIALGNYSTGVGTINLNGGVLEVAGLEKKAGAAVVSFNSGTIRAAADSADFISGISYVSILNGGAGVDTNGHNVIIGTNFIGSGGLIKTGAGSLTFSSAQSYSGTTTIKAGVITAGVANIIINSAALVVDGTFNLNGYDQQVGDLSGASSGVLSGIGKLTVNNSEDSTYSGALKITGTLVKAGSGTLTMDGNTAAADFGGLVSVTAGQLNIASNNALGAGTIDNGSVIEIADGVTVFSNTITGAGITEVSSSGVNLTGTQTNYAGTWNITGSGTVASQENLGADATVEIETDGSLTLKTATAGNFQWSNTLRGSGTLTVNLTGTSDVFSMNTTTTGAGFQGAVELKNSAYVIDDSTEALLANATLSLGTGNATQIAASSGTRQIGGITLDGGLLQFGEVEPMAGQVETVLKTGTLTVGSGSIQVGFKEPGLIPSGTDLTALEGTPLLKQDDGDVLMKLIEADWASGNAANLVIHDGNGAVVSNSHSINLSHDGVTTDAVATYDYVASTGASSDGLYISYGLKQLDILDGRTMVLDHDDGTAAGSTLNTKITGDGSLDIKATDWIMLSNAESDYTGTTSVSSGTLRLGANGALGQTSMLAIEDGAAFDAGNFAQEIGALNAKENSILALNSGTLQLNADSEIRGTVTGSTSANLVVNSSTLAVYGANADLHSQITINADSAALLDNAGGLGDGIIEFTDSTGSLTISNTASGTLENTLVGSGRLIKEGANTLTIAQANSDFEGAVDINEGRLLATHISALNIATVNVGTDAIYELSGVNGTLSNTVAGSGTLALTNNAAVTITRANTIASTLGVDMNNARLIAAATGMSLGNVYMNSSRLSFAAGTPKTMTIARLDGVDSILSLNVDFDEVRRLATGKTWTVIDGGLAGDYLQISENASGVFGVNIVSTGQAPAEGSYVELINFTGAAGDDTAQYHLVDIYGNQIDELDLGLNKFVLIKGTENTGLLNDNAWYLQDTGQSSVVDAAIAAAAMLGRDWNYAMDSMHQRMGEIRMEREALAPNAANKGNIWLRGRGYQLNADADMSGRSYTQYGYGVTAGGDRAFNTENATWLLGVFADVGAVDLDLDNSGESQSRTVAFGVYGSWLHKSGWYADAIIKGGHQEQTIDAKSPNGHVTNGEDNTNMGGISVEIGRRFNWSNGWWLEPSVQASMSWFGKAEYETTSTVSAFDINMESLRSQQYRVGIRTGRQFRDTKWHPYGKLAAAKVSSSGGLVEILDREFTPDCEGWRFEVGLGAMYRLTDISQVYLEYEYATADNYDRPWAFNLGYRVLW
- a CDS encoding type II toxin-antitoxin system HipA family toxin; this translates as MTTIAEVKLWGRTIGAVSVNGPTEVAGFEYERTFIESGIQVAPIVMPLSDRIYSFPNLPWRTFHGLPGMLADSLPDKFGNALINAWLATQGRTPDSFNAVERLCYTGGRGMGALEFAPVVGPVTRAAKKIEIDALVKLASEVLQHRNDLKGTFSDGKRAQSLKDILRVGTSAGGARAKAVIAWNPLTNEVRSGQVGAGDGFEYWLLKFDGVSNNRDKELADPKGYGAIEYAYSLMAREAGIAMSECRLLEEHGRRHFMTRRFDRLPGGGKLHMQSLCAMAHYDFNSAGAYSYEQALQVIRILGMQTDSVEEQFRRMVFNIIARNQDDHVKNIAFLMNKAGRWTLSPAFDLTFSYNPDGDWTSQHQMTMNGKRDGFTLADFRACARNAIMKRGRAETIIDEVRAAVSKWPDFAKQAGVSAVWRKHIQQNLRIKKFA